One Narcine bancroftii isolate sNarBan1 chromosome 3, sNarBan1.hap1, whole genome shotgun sequence DNA window includes the following coding sequences:
- the LOC138758685 gene encoding ras-related protein Rab-11B-like — MGSREDEYDYLFKVVLIGDSGVGKSNLLSRFTRNEFNLESKSTIGVEFATRSIQVDGKTIKAQIWDTAGQERYRAITSAYYRGAVGALLVYDIAKHLTYENVERWLKELRDHGDNNIVIMLVGNKSDLRHLRAVPTDEAWAFAEKNSLSFIETSALDSTNVEEAFQNILTEIYRIVSRKQISDRMAHETPGSDVVEIDVPPTNDGQKSSKLPCCQNI, encoded by the exons TTGTGCTGATTGGGGATTCCGGGGTTGGAAAGAGCAACCTCCTGTCGAGGTTCACGCGTAATGAATTTAACCTGGAAAGTAAAAGCACCATTGGAGTTGAGTTTGCCACCAGAAGTATCCAGGTAGATGGAAAGACCATTAAAGCTCAGATCTGGGATACAGCAGGACAGGAGCGATACCGGGCCATCACTTCAGC GTATTACCGTGGTGCTGTAGGTGCCCTGCTGGTGTACGATATAGCCAAACATCTAACGTATGAAAATGTGGAGCGGTGGCTGAAGGAACTGCGTGATCACGGCGATAACAATATTGTCATCATGCTGGTTGGGAACAAGAGTGACCTCCGTCATCTGAGAGCTGTGCCAACAGACGAGGCGTGGGCCTTTGCTG AGAAGAACTCTCTTTCATTTATCGAAACATCTGCTTTGGACTCAACTAACGTGGAGGAGGCCTTCCAAAATATTTTAACAG AAATTTACCGCATTGTTTCTCGAAAGCAAATCTCAGACCGGATGGCACACGAGACGCCTGGTAGTGATGTGGTGGAGATTGACGTTCCCCCAACAAACGATGGGCAAAAATCTAGTAAATTGCCATGTTGTCAGAACATATGA